CTGTTTACTCAGCGTGAGCTGGATGCCATTTTCCTCTTGGCACCAACCACAACTGACGATCGAATTCGCGCAATCAGCGAGCACTCGTCCGGTTATGTGTACTATGTTTCAGTCAAGGGTGTGACAGGCTCTGCCAAAATAAACGTGGAAGAGGTGGCCTCCAAAGTGGCCCATATTCACGAACTGACTGCACTTCCGGTCGGTGTTGGTTTTGGTATTCGGGACGCTGAGACAGCGGCTGCAGTCGGACGGGTATCCGATGGTGTAATTGTTGGCAGTGTCCTGGTCGATACAATAGCCAGAAATCAGGCAGATATCGACCAGCTCAAACGTGCGCTGACGGATCTGCTCCACCCGATGCGTGAAGCACTGGACAGTCTGGCCTCCTGACAGGGCAGCCAGAACAGACAGGCATCAAAGGACAGGATGAGATCATGAGTAACTGGCTGGACAAGATAATGCCGAGCAAGATCCGCTCGGAATCCAAGCAGAGAACCGGTGTGCCGGAGGGGTTATGGAAGAAATGCCCCAAATGCGGTGCATTTCTGTATAAGCCTGAACTTGAGAAGAATCTGGATGTTTGCCCCAAGTGCAACCATCACCTCCGCGTCAACGCCCGTCGCCGGCTGGATGTTTTTCTGGATCCTGATGACCGCGAAGAAATTGCCAGCGAACTTGAGCCCTGGGACCGACTGAAGTTCAAGGACAGCAAGCGTTACAAGGACAGGCTGTCCCAGGCGCAGAAAGCGACTGGTGAGAAGGATGCCCTGATTGCCATGAAGGGCACTACGCTTGGTGTTCCCCTCGTTGCCTGTGCATTTGAATTCAATTTTCTGGGTGGCTCGATGGGGCAGGTGGTTGGCGAAAAATTCGTCCAGGCAGCCAATGTGGCTCTTGAGCACAGGATTCCGCTGGTATGCTTTTCAGCGAGTGGTGGCGCCCGAATGCAGGAAGCCATTCTGTCCTTGATGCAGATGTCCAAAACCGCCGCTGTGCTTGAACGTATGAAACAGGAAGGCATTCCTTACATTTCGGTAATGACGGACCCTGTCTTCGGTGGTGTGTCTGCTAGTCTGGCAATGCTGGGCGACCTGAATATTGCTGAACCAAACGCTTTGATAGGGTTTGCCGGCCCACGGGTTATTGAACAGACCGTCCGGGAGAAACTCCCCGAAGGTTTCCAGCGTAGTGAGTTTTTGCTGGATCACGGTGCGATTGACATGATTCTCCATCGCCACCAGATGCGTGAACGCATTGCGCACGTGCTAGCGAAGTTCGGCGGTTACGACAGGCCTGGAACAGAGGCGCCTATCGAGTTTGAAGTAACGGAAAAACCGGATATCGATGTTCCCTCCGAATAAGTTGCCTCGCCAGTCCCTGGTTGCGCCGGGGGCTGGCGCCACTGTCGATCAGTGGCTCGCCTACCTTGAAGCGATCCATCCCACTGAAATAGATCTCGGCCTTGATCGGGTGCTCGTGGTTTTGCGGCGACTGTTTCCTCGTAAACCGGACGCCCGAATCATTACAGTGGCAGGAACCAACGGTAAGGGGAGTGCCATAGCGGCGCTGGAGGCACTGTTGCGTTCTGCGGGTCGCCGCACCGGTGCCTATACATCGCCTCATCTTCAGAATTATAACGAGCGGGTACGAATCAACGGCGCTGATATTGACGATGCGACGCTGGTCTCTGCATTTGAGCGAGTCGAGGCTGCACGTCGAAACCTTTCGCTGACGTATTTTGAATTCGGCACACTTGCTGCCTTCGTTGCTTTTGCGGACGCAGGCGTCGAGGACTGGCTCCTGGAGGTCGGGCTCGGGGGCCGGCTCGACGCCGTCAATGTGATGGACGCGGACTTCGCCATTATTACGTCGGTAGACATAGATCATGTCGCTTTTCTCGGTGATAACCGGGAAGTTATCGGCTTTGAGAAAGCGGGTATTTTAAGAGTGGGTATACCGGCAGTTTACGCCGATATTGATCCGCCCAAGTCTGTGTTGCAGCAGGTAGCGGCCCAAAAGGTTTCCTTGTCGCTGGCTGGTCGTGAATACCAGGTCCGGGAACCTGAAACATCGGGTTATCCGGCACTGTTGGACTACCGCGGGGAGGAGATTTGCTTACCTGCCGACTCGCTGCCGGTACAGAGTGTCGCGGCGGCCGTTGTCGCCGTCCGTCATCTTCAGCCAGAACTTGGCATTTCGGACATTGAGGAAACCCTTGCCCGGATACGGATGCCAGGGCGTTTTGAGCAAATCGGACGACACCCGGACATCTATGTAGATGTGGGGCACAACCCCCACGCTGCACGCTGGCTTGCGCGCAGACTTGTTTCACTGAAGCGGGAAGGGCGGAAGGTCCATGGGGTTTATGCGGCACTTGCGGATAAGGACGTGGAGGGCGTTTTGGCAGCCATGAAGCCCGTCGTCGATGTCTGGTGGCTCGCCGGCCTGGCCGTGCACCGAGGGTTGTCCGCAGAATCGCTCGTGGCCAGAGCGGATAATGTTGAAATCGCTGTCAGCGAGCATCGGGAAACGGTATCTGAAGCAATAAACGCTGCCCGGGACGCGTCGGAAGAGGCGGACCTGATTATCGTCTTCGGCTCCTTCTACACGGTAGCGGAGGCTCGCATGCTACTCGGTGGGAGTGTGTCTTAAACTTTGTCCATGGCAGACGCTCACGCTTTGAGTTCTGCCCGACAGGCAGTTAGTATCAAGCCCCTAGCCCCTGCGCGGTGGGTCATTAAACAATGGGAGCCGAAAGACGTGGATGGATTGAAGCAAAGAATAATTGGGGCGCTGGTGCTGGTTTCCCTGGCCGTTATCTTTGTTCCCATGGTGTTTGACGAGCCCCATTCCGAGCGTACCTCTACGGATATCAAAATTCCTGAGGAGCCGCCATTCCCGGAGGTGACTGCACCCGATGCGGACTCGGTCACCCCCCCTTCTTATCAAGAGCCGGCCTCTGAAATTGCGGGCCCGGACACCTCACAGCCGGACACTGAGGCACCCGCCTACCGGATTATTGAAGGCGCCGGTAGTCCGGAACAAACGGCGGATGATAGCAATGTATCTCCCGGCCAGCCTGCCGCAGAAACTGCAAATATCACTGAGGAGACAGACGCTCCCGATACTTCCAGAGATGTAGCGGACGAAACCGGGTCTGAATCCGTCGAGTACAGCCGCTCCCTGGAAGGCGCCTGGGTAGTTCAGCTCGGTAGTTTTGGTAATGCCGAAAACGCGAGGCGCCTGAGGGACCAGGTTCGAGAAAAAGGCTATGGGTCCCACCTCCAGGAAGTTGTTAGGGGGGATACCACGTTGAACCGGGTCTTTTGTGGGCCCTTCGCCAGCAAATCCGATGCGGAGGCGGCAAAGCGTGCCCTCGATCAGGCCTTCAGTCTGAACAGCCTGGTCACGACCGGTGACAAATAACCATCATTTCTGACCGTTTATGCGTTCCAGGCAGTTTGGTGGAGACCGGTTTCCTGATAGAATTCGCGCTTCCTTTTTTGCACCGGGTTCTCCATGGAAGCGCTGATCTGGATTGACTGGGTCATCATTGCCCTGATTACAGTTTCCACGCTCATCAGCCTGAAACGGGGCTTCGTCAAAGAAGCGCTGTCTCTGGTTACCTGGGTGGGAGCGTTCATACTCGCCCGAACCTTCCACCCGCAAATGCAGACCCTCCTTGAGAGTACGGTCGAGACGCCGCTGGTCCGCCTGATCGCAGCTTTTGCCATACTCTTTTTCGGTACGCTCATTGTCGGCGCTATCATCAACAACATGATTGGCCACCTTGTCCGCGCGACCGGGCTGTCAGCAACCGATCGGGTTCTCGGTATGGGGTTCGGGCTCTTGCGGGGTGTTGTTGTCGTGATCGTCGGTATTGCCTTTACCCGATACACGCCATTAGCGCAGGATACCTGGTGGCGGGAATCAATAATGATCAATCGATTGGCCGTGGTGGAGGATTGGTCACGGCGCACGTTGGGCGATGAATTCGCCCGTTTTCTGGGGCCGGCTTCGGAAGGCCAGGGCACACCGGAAACCAGTCATGAGCAGGAAGGCGTGGAACCCGTTTCAGCCAACCGCTAACATTCAGTTTTAACACTCGGAGAATACCGTAGCCATGTGTGGCATTGTCGGCATCGTCAGTACTTCCAACGTCAATCAGTCGCTCTATGATGCGCTGACTGTACTTCAGCACCGGGGCCAGGATGCGGCGGGCATTGTTACGTTTCAGGATGAACGCTTCTATCTTCGCAAGGACAATGGGCTGGTTCGTGACGTCTTCCATACCCGCCATATGCGCAGGCTGGTGGGTAATGTCGGAATCGGCCACGTTCGGTACCCGACCGCTGGCAGCTCCAGCTCGGCAGAGGCCCAGCCATTCTACGTCAACAGTCCTTACGGGATAACCCTTGCCCACAATGGCAACCTTACCAACGCCGACGATCTCAGCAACGATCTCTTCCGTACCGATCTCCGTCATATCAACACCAACTCGGATTCCGAGGTATTGCTGAACGTCTTTGCCCATGAGCTCCAGAAGCTCGGGAAACTGAATCCGACCAAAGATGAAATCTTCGCGGCGGTAAGAGCGGTTCACAAGCGTTGTCGTGGCGCTTACGGAGTGATCGCCATGATTACCGGGTACGGCATTGTCGGTTTCCGGGATCCTAACGGAATTCGCCCAGCCTGCTATGGTGTGCGAGAGGTCGAAGACGGTCGCAAAGAGTATATGATCGCCTCTGAAAGCGTCGCTCTCAGTGCTGCGGGCTTCTCGCTGGTTCGCGATATTGCGCCCGGAGAGGCTGTGTATATCGAGACCGATGGCACGCTCTATACCCAGCAGTGTGCCGAAGACCCCCACCTGTTCCCCTGTATCTTCGAGCACGTGTATTTCGCGCGGCCGGATTCCATTATTGACAAAGTGTCCGTCTACAAGGCTCGCCTGAGAATGGGTGAAACCCTTGCGGAAAAGGTCATTCGGGATTTCTCTGGTCACGATATTGATGTGGTTATGCCTATCCCTGACACCAGCCGAACGTCTGCGATGCAGATGGCGCACCGCCTGGGTGTGAAGTTCCGTGAAGGTTTTATTAAAAACCGCTATATCGGCCGGACCTTTATCATGCCTGGCCAGAAGATGCGGAAAAAATCGGTTCGTCAGAAGCTGAACCCGATTGACCTCGAGTTTCGAGGCAAGAATGTCATGCTGGTCGATGATTCCATTGTGCGCGGAACCACCTGTAAGGAAATCGTGCAAATGGCGCGGGATGCAGGAGCCCGAAAAGTGTATTTTGCGTCTGCTGCGCCTCCGGTTCGTTACCCGAACGTCTACGGTATTGATATGCCGTCAGCCAGTGAGTTGATTGCCCATGATCGCACGGTGGAAGAGATCCGGGAGCTGATCGGTGCGGACTGGCTGCTGTATCAGGATCTGGAAGACCTTGTGACCTGCGTGAGTGATGTGAACGACGAAATCGAAGGTTGGGAATGCTCCGTGTTCACAGGTGAATATGTGACGGGAGATGTGGATCGGGCCTACCTGGACCGGTTGGACGCCGCTCGCAATGACGACAAGCGTTCGGAGCAGCAGGGCGGCAACTCCGGCGATAACGGCATTATCGATTTGTATAATGACGAAGACTAATCGCGCCAGTAGCGTATTCAGGAGAAGCTCATGACCTTTCGCCGAGAAGAGAATGTCTGGATCCCTGAATCGGATCTTGAGGGTATGTCTGTTGATACCCTGGCGGTGAGGGCTGGCCAGATTCGTACCGGCCAACTTGAGCACAGCGATCCGATTTTTCCCACTTCCAGTTTCGTCTATGGCAGCGCTGCCCAGGCGGCGGCACGGTTTGGGGGCGACGAGCCTGGAAATATCTATTCCCGCTTCACCAACCCTACGGTGCAGGCGTTTGAAGCCCGGATTGCGGCAATGGAGGGCGGAGAGCGTGCTGTTGCTACTGCCTCGGGTATGGCGGCGATTCTCAGCACCTGTATGGCATTGCTCAAAAGCGGCGACCATGTAGTGTGTTCACGTGGTGTTTTTGGAACCACAAACGTGCTGTTCCAGAAATACATGGCAAAGTTCGGGGTGGAGACCACCTTTGTCAGTCTGACGGATATGGAGGCGTGGAGCAGTGCCGTCCGTGCTGAGACCCGGATGTTGTTTATTGAAACGCCGTCCAACCCTCTTTGTGAAGTTGCTGATATGGACGGGCTTGCGCACCTTGCCCATGAAAACGACGCTCTTTTCGTGGTGGATAACTGCTTCTGCACACCGGTATTGCAGCGCCCGCTGGAGCACGGTGCTGACATTATCATCCACTCAGCCACCAAGTACCTCGACGGTCAGGGTCGCTGTGTGGGTGGTGTTGTGGTCGGCCCGTCGAAGCTGATGGAGGAAGTCTACGGCTTCCTCCGTTCGGCCGGCCCGACCATGAGCCCGTTTAATGCCTGGGTTTTTCTGAAGGGCCTCGAAACCTTACCAATCCGTATGCGTGCCCACTGTGACAATGCGTTAGAGTTGGCGTTGTGGCTGGATAAACAACCAACGGTGGCAGAAGTCTTCTATGCGGGGCTTCAGACCCATCCGCAACATGAACTTGCCAAAAAGCAGCAGAAAGGCTTTGGCGGTGTGTTGTCGTTCCGTCTTAAAGGCGGTCGTGAAGAGGCCTGGCGTTTCATAGATGCTACCCGAATGATTTCGATTACTGCCAACCTGGGGGACGTGAAAACCACCATCACGCACCCTGCCACGACAACCCACGGTCGTTTGTCCGCTGAAGACAAGGTAGCGGCGGGCATCACCGAGAATCTGGTCCGTATTTCCGTGGGCATAGAAGCAGTCGAGGATCTGAAAACCGACCTTGAGCGTGGTTTTCAGGCTCTTCAGAACCCGAACAATGGAAACGTTTGAGCATTCATGGCCGAATCCGCAAAAGCGAAGAAAGCACCACAGGAACTGACTGACAAGCAGCTGCGCTTTCGCCGCCTTGTGACGCAGGGCGCCCGCGAAGGGGCTGTCATTGCGTTGATCGCACTGTGCATATACCTTGCGATGGCCTTGGTCACATTCAGTCCGTCTGACCCCGGGTGGGCCAGTATTGGCCATGACACTGATGTCCAGAATTATGCGGGACGCACAGGCGCCTGGCTGGCCAGCCTCTTCATGGACTTCTTCGGCCAGGTTGCATACCTGTTTCCGGCGATGATTGCGGGTTATGCGTTGATGCTGATCCGGCTCCGGAACGACTCCCTTGATCTTCACTGGCCATTGTTTCTGATGCGGTTCGGTGGCTTTTTCCTGATTTTGTTGTCAGCCACCAGTCTGCTTTCCCTGTATTCGGTGTTTGGTCTTGGGGCATCCTCTGGCGGCGTCTTGGGCGCGACCGTGGCTGACGCGATGGTTCGATTCTTCAATCTGCCAGCCACCACACTTTTGCTTATTGCCATATTCCTGTTTGCTCTGACCGTCACCACCGGCTTGTCCTGGTTTTGGCTGATGGACCAGATTGGTGGGCTTACCCTTCGCACGGGTATTGCGTTCAAAAAACTCTTTACGTCAAATCCAGACAAACCGGGTGCGAAAGCCAAGACAGAAAAGAACGTGCCCAAGGTTGAGCCACCTGTGGTGGCCGACCGGGTGATGACTGCCGGCCAAGGAGATAACAACGCAGACGCCCGCAACCGTTCCAAGTGGTGGCACAGTATCCCCGGGCTCGGTCCTCGTAAGCAGAAGCCTGCCAAAAAGGCGCCTGCAGAGCGCAAGGAACCCGGTTTCGAAGGCCTGTCCGCGGCTGAGGATCCGGAGCCTGCACGTCTGGAAAGTTTTAGCTCGCAGGAAAATTACAACTCAGATGAAACTGCCGGACCTGCCCTCAGGCCTGAACATAAGGTCGAGGCGGGGAACCACAACCCTCAGCCGTCAGCGCGCTCCGTGAAGATTTCCCCGTTCAAAAAGGATGAGCAACCGGCGCCGGGGAAGGACACCAGGAACAAACAGCCGTCACTGCTTGAGGACATTGAAAGCCCGATACCTCCCATCTCGCTTCTTGATCCTCCGGAAGAACATCAGGAAAGAGGCTATTCCGAGGAATCCCTTGAACACATGTCTCGCCTGCTTGAAGAGAAGCTGGCCGATTTTGGTGTCTCTGTAGAGGTTGTTGAGGTTAATCCCGGACCGGTCATTACCCGGTTTGAAATCAAGCCTGCGGCAGGCGTTAAAGTCAGCAAGATTTCTAACCTGGCTAAGGATCTTGCGCGGTCACTTGCTGTCTTAAGCGTTCGTGTTGTTGAGGTTATCCCCGGCAAATCCGTGGTAGGCATCGAAATCCCCAACGAAGAGCGTGAAATTGTGCGGCTCAGTGAAGTACTGGGGGCGCGGGTATTTACGGAGTCGTCGTCTGCGCTGACTCTGGCACTTGGCAATGATATCGGCGGTAATCCAATGGTCGCCAATCTGGCCAAGATGCCCCATTTGCTGGTGGCAGGCACGACTGGCTCTGGTAAGTCGGTGGGCGTCAACGCCATGTTGCTGAGTATGTTGCTCAAGGCGACCCCCGAAGAAGTTCGCTTCATCATGGTCGACCCGAAAATGCTGGAACTGAGCATTTATGACGGTATACCACATCTGTTGGCACCGGTTGTAACGGACATGAAGGAGGCCGCCAACGCCCTTCGCTGGTGTGTGGCCGAGATGGAGCGGCGCTACAGACTAATGGCCAGCCTTGGGGTTCGTAATATAGCCGGCTATAACCGGAAGGTTAAGGACGCGGCGGCCGCAGGCGAACCTCTGCTGGACCCTATCTGGAAGCCGGACGAATACCTGGCCAACGACGAACAGGAACGCCCGGAGCTTGAAACCCTGCCGTTCATCGTGGTTGTCATCGACGAATTTGCCGACATGATGATGATCGTCGGCAAAAAAGTGGAAGAATTGATTGCGCGTATCGCCCAGAAGGCCAGGGCAGCCGGTATTCACCTGATTCTGGCGACACAGAGACCGTCGGTGGATGTGATAACCGGGCTGATCAAGGCAAATATTCCAACCAGGATGTCATTTCAAGTCTCGTCCAAAATCGATTCCCGGACGGTCCTTGACCAGGGCGGGGCGGAACAGCTTTTGGGTCACGGCGACATGCTGTACTTGCCACCAGGGTCTGGTCTTCCGGTTCGTGTTCACGGCGCGTTTGTTGACGACGACGAAGTCCATCGGGTTGTAAGTGCCTGGAAGGCCCGGGGTGAGCCCGTTTACGTGGATGACGTGCTGAACGGTGCCGAGGGTGAAAATCTTCCCGGCGTTCCCACGTTGTCCGAGGGCGGCGACAGCGAAGGTGACGCACTGTATGACGAAGCCGTCGCTTTTGTTACTGAAGGACGCAGAGTGTCGATTTCTTCGGTACAGCGTAAATTCAAGATCGGCTATAACCGGGCAGCAAACCTGGTAGATGCCATGGAAGCCTCCGGCGTAGTCAGCGCCGCCGGACATAACGGGGCCAGGGAAGTACTGGCTCCGCCGCCACCCAGAAACTAGGAGTAGCACTGAATGCAACAGAATCCATTGTTGAAACTGTTTGCCTTGGTGGTCGCCATTGTATTTTCGGTCTCGGCAAAAGCCGCAGACGCCCCTGGAAATGGCCATGATGCAGCCAGCGAACTGGCATCTGTTCTGAAAAGCTACGAGTCCTATCAGGCAGACTTTATCCAGATTGTTGTCAATGAAAAGGGGCACCATGTTCAGGAAACGCGTGGCTCGCTTAAAGCGAAGCGGCCGGGCCTGTTTTACTGGGAAACCCGTGCGCCTTTGTCGCAGTTTATTGTCAGTGATGGTGACAAGGTAGAGCTCTATGATCCGGACCTGGAGCAGGTCGCTATCCACAAGCTGGACGAGCGGGTACAGACTACCCCAGCGCTTCTTCTCAGCGGAGAAGTGGATAACCTTGATGAAACCTACACGGTGTCTCAGCGCTCCATTGGTGACAAAACCCGGGAGTTTACCCTGGAGCCCCGAAGCCCGGACTCCCTGTTTGTTTCCCTGCGGCTGACATTTTTTGACGGTGAATTACAGGAAATGCGCATGCAGGATTCCCTGTCGCAGCTAAGTGTACTCAGCTTCGATAATATTCGCCTTAACCAACCGGTCGATAACAATGCCTTCATCCTCGAGTATCCGGAGGGTGTGGATATCATTCGGGATGGAGCCTGATGCAGGATAGCCTGTTCCAGGATCAGACGGGCTTCCGGCCTCTGGCAGCACGGATGCGGCCGGTGACCCTGCAGGATTACGTTGGCCAGGCACATCTCGTTGGTCCTGGTAAGCCTCTGCGCCGGGCGGTTGAGCAGGGACAACTCCACTCGATGATCCTCTGGGGGCCACCCGGAGTGGGTAAGACAACCTTTGCTCAGCTCCTCGCCAATCTGAGTAACCTGAGTTTTGAAACCCTCTCGGCAGTTCTCAGCGGCGTAAAAGAGATTCGTGCTGTGGTTGAACGGGCACGGAACCGCAAGCAGTCTGAAGGCCGAGATACTCTGCTGTTCGTTGATGAGGTCCACCGGTTTAACAAGAGCCAGCAGGATGCCTTTCTTCCCCATATTGAAGACGGCACCTTTATCTTCGTGGGTGCGACCACCGAAAACCCTTCCTTTGAACTGAAC
This Marinobacter salinus DNA region includes the following protein-coding sequences:
- the accD gene encoding acetyl-CoA carboxylase, carboxyltransferase subunit beta translates to MSNWLDKIMPSKIRSESKQRTGVPEGLWKKCPKCGAFLYKPELEKNLDVCPKCNHHLRVNARRRLDVFLDPDDREEIASELEPWDRLKFKDSKRYKDRLSQAQKATGEKDALIAMKGTTLGVPLVACAFEFNFLGGSMGQVVGEKFVQAANVALEHRIPLVCFSASGGARMQEAILSLMQMSKTAAVLERMKQEGIPYISVMTDPVFGGVSASLAMLGDLNIAEPNALIGFAGPRVIEQTVREKLPEGFQRSEFLLDHGAIDMILHRHQMRERIAHVLAKFGGYDRPGTEAPIEFEVTEKPDIDVPSE
- the folC gene encoding bifunctional tetrahydrofolate synthase/dihydrofolate synthase, with amino-acid sequence MFPPNKLPRQSLVAPGAGATVDQWLAYLEAIHPTEIDLGLDRVLVVLRRLFPRKPDARIITVAGTNGKGSAIAALEALLRSAGRRTGAYTSPHLQNYNERVRINGADIDDATLVSAFERVEAARRNLSLTYFEFGTLAAFVAFADAGVEDWLLEVGLGGRLDAVNVMDADFAIITSVDIDHVAFLGDNREVIGFEKAGILRVGIPAVYADIDPPKSVLQQVAAQKVSLSLAGREYQVREPETSGYPALLDYRGEEICLPADSLPVQSVAAAVVAVRHLQPELGISDIEETLARIRMPGRFEQIGRHPDIYVDVGHNPHAARWLARRLVSLKREGRKVHGVYAALADKDVEGVLAAMKPVVDVWWLAGLAVHRGLSAESLVARADNVEIAVSEHRETVSEAINAARDASEEADLIIVFGSFYTVAEARMLLGGSVS
- a CDS encoding SPOR domain-containing protein, with protein sequence MDGLKQRIIGALVLVSLAVIFVPMVFDEPHSERTSTDIKIPEEPPFPEVTAPDADSVTPPSYQEPASEIAGPDTSQPDTEAPAYRIIEGAGSPEQTADDSNVSPGQPAAETANITEETDAPDTSRDVADETGSESVEYSRSLEGAWVVQLGSFGNAENARRLRDQVREKGYGSHLQEVVRGDTTLNRVFCGPFASKSDAEAAKRALDQAFSLNSLVTTGDK
- a CDS encoding CvpA family protein, whose product is MEALIWIDWVIIALITVSTLISLKRGFVKEALSLVTWVGAFILARTFHPQMQTLLESTVETPLVRLIAAFAILFFGTLIVGAIINNMIGHLVRATGLSATDRVLGMGFGLLRGVVVVIVGIAFTRYTPLAQDTWWRESIMINRLAVVEDWSRRTLGDEFARFLGPASEGQGTPETSHEQEGVEPVSANR
- the purF gene encoding amidophosphoribosyltransferase produces the protein MCGIVGIVSTSNVNQSLYDALTVLQHRGQDAAGIVTFQDERFYLRKDNGLVRDVFHTRHMRRLVGNVGIGHVRYPTAGSSSSAEAQPFYVNSPYGITLAHNGNLTNADDLSNDLFRTDLRHINTNSDSEVLLNVFAHELQKLGKLNPTKDEIFAAVRAVHKRCRGAYGVIAMITGYGIVGFRDPNGIRPACYGVREVEDGRKEYMIASESVALSAAGFSLVRDIAPGEAVYIETDGTLYTQQCAEDPHLFPCIFEHVYFARPDSIIDKVSVYKARLRMGETLAEKVIRDFSGHDIDVVMPIPDTSRTSAMQMAHRLGVKFREGFIKNRYIGRTFIMPGQKMRKKSVRQKLNPIDLEFRGKNVMLVDDSIVRGTTCKEIVQMARDAGARKVYFASAAPPVRYPNVYGIDMPSASELIAHDRTVEEIRELIGADWLLYQDLEDLVTCVSDVNDEIEGWECSVFTGEYVTGDVDRAYLDRLDAARNDDKRSEQQGGNSGDNGIIDLYNDED
- a CDS encoding O-succinylhomoserine sulfhydrylase: MTFRREENVWIPESDLEGMSVDTLAVRAGQIRTGQLEHSDPIFPTSSFVYGSAAQAAARFGGDEPGNIYSRFTNPTVQAFEARIAAMEGGERAVATASGMAAILSTCMALLKSGDHVVCSRGVFGTTNVLFQKYMAKFGVETTFVSLTDMEAWSSAVRAETRMLFIETPSNPLCEVADMDGLAHLAHENDALFVVDNCFCTPVLQRPLEHGADIIIHSATKYLDGQGRCVGGVVVGPSKLMEEVYGFLRSAGPTMSPFNAWVFLKGLETLPIRMRAHCDNALELALWLDKQPTVAEVFYAGLQTHPQHELAKKQQKGFGGVLSFRLKGGREEAWRFIDATRMISITANLGDVKTTITHPATTTHGRLSAEDKVAAGITENLVRISVGIEAVEDLKTDLERGFQALQNPNNGNV
- a CDS encoding DNA translocase FtsK, translated to MAESAKAKKAPQELTDKQLRFRRLVTQGAREGAVIALIALCIYLAMALVTFSPSDPGWASIGHDTDVQNYAGRTGAWLASLFMDFFGQVAYLFPAMIAGYALMLIRLRNDSLDLHWPLFLMRFGGFFLILLSATSLLSLYSVFGLGASSGGVLGATVADAMVRFFNLPATTLLLIAIFLFALTVTTGLSWFWLMDQIGGLTLRTGIAFKKLFTSNPDKPGAKAKTEKNVPKVEPPVVADRVMTAGQGDNNADARNRSKWWHSIPGLGPRKQKPAKKAPAERKEPGFEGLSAAEDPEPARLESFSSQENYNSDETAGPALRPEHKVEAGNHNPQPSARSVKISPFKKDEQPAPGKDTRNKQPSLLEDIESPIPPISLLDPPEEHQERGYSEESLEHMSRLLEEKLADFGVSVEVVEVNPGPVITRFEIKPAAGVKVSKISNLAKDLARSLAVLSVRVVEVIPGKSVVGIEIPNEEREIVRLSEVLGARVFTESSSALTLALGNDIGGNPMVANLAKMPHLLVAGTTGSGKSVGVNAMLLSMLLKATPEEVRFIMVDPKMLELSIYDGIPHLLAPVVTDMKEAANALRWCVAEMERRYRLMASLGVRNIAGYNRKVKDAAAAGEPLLDPIWKPDEYLANDEQERPELETLPFIVVVIDEFADMMMIVGKKVEELIARIAQKARAAGIHLILATQRPSVDVITGLIKANIPTRMSFQVSSKIDSRTVLDQGGAEQLLGHGDMLYLPPGSGLPVRVHGAFVDDDEVHRVVSAWKARGEPVYVDDVLNGAEGENLPGVPTLSEGGDSEGDALYDEAVAFVTEGRRVSISSVQRKFKIGYNRAANLVDAMEASGVVSAAGHNGAREVLAPPPPRN
- the lolA gene encoding outer membrane lipoprotein chaperone LolA, which codes for MQQNPLLKLFALVVAIVFSVSAKAADAPGNGHDAASELASVLKSYESYQADFIQIVVNEKGHHVQETRGSLKAKRPGLFYWETRAPLSQFIVSDGDKVELYDPDLEQVAIHKLDERVQTTPALLLSGEVDNLDETYTVSQRSIGDKTREFTLEPRSPDSLFVSLRLTFFDGELQEMRMQDSLSQLSVLSFDNIRLNQPVDNNAFILEYPEGVDIIRDGA